In Phaseolus vulgaris cultivar G19833 chromosome 7, P. vulgaris v2.0, whole genome shotgun sequence, the genomic stretch GTGTGGACAATTGGGTTGGAAGATAAGGTTATTTTATGAGTAAATATCCAATTAATTCTTGAAAGATAAGATTGAGGTAGTGACACATGTCcgtaaataaaattttcatgtAAACGTGTCCTTGAAAATTAGTTTAATGTCGAACCATAAGTTTTACTACTATTTAATTGGTATTCTTTGTGAGGTTGAAAGGGTAAATCACGGATATGTttgagaaaatgaaaatgaatccAACGAGAGGTGATATACACTTTATGATGTGCTCATTTATTCCAAAGCTTTGTAAAGAAAGAGATTTTGAAAAGGGAAGAAAGATCTAAGATGAAAAGCCAGATCTATCAACATTACTCTTTAGTGCTGTCAATCCTTCAACAACAGAGGCTTACAATGGTGTGGAAAACGTAAGAAACTCATTGTAGGTAAAAATGATGTTATTGTAGATATTATTGACAAGTATGGGGAAGATGGTTTTTTTTTGCCAAGATTCCAAAAGTAATAGAAGAAGTTAGATCAAATCGATAAATTATCTTATAAAACTAAtgttatacaaaaatatttatgatttaaaaCAAGTAAATTGTAAATAAGTTTTTTCTGATGCATTTTAAACACTGTATCCGTTTTTTTAATTTGACCCGGCATCTTCACAGATACAACTGTCAGATTTTAACCTTCGGttgggtggtggtggtggttagGCAAAATGTCCTCGTTCTGAGTGGTAAATCCATAATTTGAATCTCTTAACTATGGAGTTCTACTAACTTTTACTGTAACAAATCAACATTGGGTAACTAAATAGACCATCTAACGCGATGAACTCAAATAAATTATCATATTTAACGTCCCCTAATCACAGAATATGATTTCCCTTAATGAGTTTCACACATTTGTCATAGTTTGCCAAGGGAATTGAAAATGATAGGATAGGGAAAATGACATAATTGTgagttgaaaaagaaaaattcaatgCTTATTATGGAGTTGGGATGACTTTAGTAAAACAGACAAAAGCTAATTCCCAATAGTTTGGTTGTCCATGTCTCCAATGTTGGGTGCCTTGAAGCTAACTCCTAATCTGGCAATGAGCATGTGGCAAAAAGTTGAACCACCGAAACAACTAAACCCTTTTTATTCCTCTTTCTCGCTGATGGCGGATTAATCATGGCCCTCTGCTTGTTATCATATGTATGGGTAGGCATGGTCGCAGTCCCCTACTATTCATTCAATTTGAAAATGAAATCCATTAGTACCATTGTTTCAATAATTATCATCACTGGAACCCATCTCCAACCACAACTTTCAAATTCCAGTTTACACACTTTCTTCACTTAATTCAACTTCCTCAACATTTTTTTCTAATAGTTAAACtcaataaagttttttttttcttgaatatattttttaattttaaaatttaattatataaaatagatATGTATTATTAGTATATTGTATTTCTTAAACAAATAATATTGGAAACTATATTTTTCTGTCCAGATAAATATTtagaaagaaattaaatattatattctttTGAGCGCAAGGAAGAGAGAGGAGGGGGTGGAGGGAAATtcggataaaaaaaaaagaagaaagcgAAAACAAACTTAAAATCTCTTGACACGAATTGTCCCTCACTGGCGTCGCGGTCTGTGATATGCATGTTTGCGTCGTGTAAGGTCTGAATTtgaaagaagagagagagagagagatggaAGCTGCGATGGGACTGATGCGGAGGATTCCGCCGAAACACACAGAAACCGCTCTCTCTGCACTTCTCAGCCTTATGCCTCACCACTCCTCCGATCTCCTCTCTCAAGTCGATCAGCCTCTCCAGgtctcactctctctctcttcaaTCTTTATCCCATTTAATTCAATTACAATAATTACTCTCTCTTTAAATAGGGTTTAGGATAATTTTGGGTGGAGGATGAATGTTGTGTCGCGATTTGCTTTTCCAACTTCTTTTATGAATTGTTGATGACAAAAGCAGGTTCTGTGCGATGTGGAATGCGGGAAGGAGTTCATTTTGTGTGAATACAACAGAGATGCAGACTCTTACAGGTTAATTTTCGTAACCATCGCTATATCTGCTTTGTGCTGGATTCAATATGCTTAGTGTGTGTTGTCAAGCATGtttctctcttatttttttatttttttttatttgtgtgtGGTTCTACTTGATCGAGTAGATTATGTTTCCTTTGAAGCTAAATTAGGTATGACCTTTATTTAGTCATTTTTTGTTGTTGGAATCATCGCTAGGAGCATGTACTGAAGGAATATTACATCTAGTATACTTCAACCTAGTTTGCTATAGCATTTAAATGTAAAACATTTgcgtttttcttttaaaagggaTTTAACTTTATTTATGTCGATGTAAAGATATAGAAAATTGGCTGTGTTTGGAATCAGAGAAGGAGAGGGGGAATGAAAGAAGTGGATTTTCTTCCGTGAATAGTATATGGTTAATTCTATGCTTTTTAATATAAGGAAAAGACAATTGGATGTATTTGCTGCCCTTTTGATGAATATGGCTGTGTAGTAGAAAAATAGCAGAATATTTTATGGAAAACTCGGTCTGGAAATGGAGACCAGTACAAATATTTAATTGTGTGTTGCTAAGTAGTTCAGTTAAGTTCCTATGCTATAGGCAGATCTGTTATTTCTTTCTCTGGATTGTTCCCCCAAATTTTCCTTTTTAACGTGTTTACTATTTAGGCACGgtttaaacttatttttgaCTCAATGTCTCTACAGATCACCTTGGTCAAATAAATACCATCCACTATTAGAAGATGGGTCCCTCCCTTCTTTAAGACTGCGGAAGCTGGAAGTTGAAGCAAATGACATATTTGCAATATATCGTGACCAGTGAGGTCCTTTACTTACCTCATCTTTAGAGCTTATGTGCTGTTTTTAGATGTCTTATTAAGAAACCTTTTGTCCTTAGTAACTCAATACCTAATTTTGTGTGTTCTTGATGTCTATCCGAATACAATTATTTagctattttgttttaaaacaaCATGCACCATTAATGGATAATGTCATAGGTATTATGAAGGAGGCATTTCATCAGTGTACATGTGGGAAGATGACAATGAAGGTTTCGTAGCCTGCTTTTTAATAAAGAAAGGTGGGTCTATTATTTGAGTAAACTCTAATGGAAAGCACTACTCACACTTTTGACCTTGTTTCTGATGTGATATTTTTTCAATTCCATGATTAAAGATGGCTCAAAGACAGGGCAGGGTAGACGGGGATATTTAGAAGAAGGAGCATGGGATGCTATACATGTTATAGAGGTAAAGTGTCATTCCATTGAAGACTAAGCATTGACAAATATAGCTGTATGACAATTTTTAATACAATGAGGAACTATAACATCTCTCTTTAGGTCTAAATCTTCTGATTCTTTTCTTGCAAGTTTATTTCAGTTATTGATTCTTAGCCCtccttttttttgttaatttaggTGGGACcagaggaagaagaaaacaCCAATTATCGTTTAACCAGCACAGTTATGCTGACTCTGACTACAGATAACGAGTCATCTGGAACTTTCAGTTTATCTGGATCAATTAGACGTCAGGCATGTTCAATCAGAATTAGCTCATGTTGTATTTTGGCAATTACATCATTTAGTTAATAATTGTATGCTATTTTTCTTTTTGCGTTTCTTGACAAGCCACGTTATCAACAATGCACCCTGATTGAATATTGATTTAATTACACGGTTTTTGTTTGAGTAATGAACAATGCTAATATTCTTTCCTGCCTTTAGCTCGAGTcatctttttttctttagttttaatcctaaattatttttcCTTATATTTTAGATGAGTATGAGACTATCAGTTGCTGATGGACATCTTTGTAACATGGGAAGGATGATTGAAGAAATGGAGAGTAAGCTGAGGAACTCACTGGAtcaggtaatttttttattatcggATTCAAGCTTCAACTGCATActtgtatttgaattttttttattttccttttctgttaTTTGTTCTTTGGTCGGGGAAAGGTTTGGGTATTTGTGAATTGCAGGTATCCGTATGTTAATCATCTATCTGTATGTTAATAATACACGTTACAGGTGTACTTTGGGAAAACAAGAGAAATGGTTTGCACACTGAGACCACCTTCTGAAGTGTCACAGATGAGAATGCCCGAGAGCTGATGTGCCGTTACATGGTGTAGCAGAGAGAAATTGCTTTGTTTCCTTCATATGTTTTGGGTTATTGGCTGGTAACTTGTCACACTATTTGCAGTAGGTAGTGTTACTACGGTTGGTGGTTCGGATGGCCATCGTTCTATAGAGGTAGTTCTGTTTGTTGTTTGAGTGCCAATTGTTGTCTTCTGTAGTGGATAAGCATCATGCTTGTTGTTGATACTTGAATGTTCAACGAAACTGTGAAATCCCAAAACACTTTCCCACGATAATGCCTGATATGATGGATTATTTTAccattgttgttattattaacCAAAATTATCTTAGGACTATGTGAATGAAAATGAATACCAGCCCGAGTAAGGTAAAATCGTCCAGAATCATGGGCACGGCTAGCAATTGATATATATGTATTCAAtagatttttaattaaatgaaatgctttttttattatgtattttcCTTCTCTGTTGTCCGAATTAGAACAAATCGATTGGATTGACTAGGAATCAATCACTTGACTAATCTCCCAATTCGTATAATCCTAAAAGTTTATCTTGTAAAAGAGTGTAAAATCAGTTTATTTGATTCACATCTGGGCATAATTAGTTTGACTGAGTTAGTGgaaaaagtttaattaaaagATGGAGTATTATAATGACGTGATTTTAGTCTAATAGTATTGATGGTTTAAAGAGCGTTAAAAAGGTATTCTAAGGCACTATCTaatacatttaaattttattgacaAATACGTTgttgatttattaaataaaatgagTTCATAAAATTgtgctttttaatatttttctgaCAATTGTAAGTACAGCGCTTAAGTTGtactagaaaatattttattagttttttttttataattatattgatttaatttttaattggaTTTGCTAATCAAAAACATTATCctgctttgtttggattggaAAATGAAAAGTTGACGGTGTGTGACACATGTTAGAATGaatgtgtgaagaaagttttcttgagtgatgtgatggttatgataaaatttttaatttttttaaatatgtaaaaatgtaagtttacaaatttacctttatcttt encodes the following:
- the LOC137827846 gene encoding F-actin-capping protein subunit beta, yielding MEAAMGLMRRIPPKHTETALSALLSLMPHHSSDLLSQVDQPLQVLCDVECGKEFILCEYNRDADSYRSPWSNKYHPLLEDGSLPSLRLRKLEVEANDIFAIYRDQYYEGGISSVYMWEDDNEGFVACFLIKKDGSKTGQGRRGYLEEGAWDAIHVIEVGPEEEENTNYRLTSTVMLTLTTDNESSGTFSLSGSIRRQMSMRLSVADGHLCNMGRMIEEMESKLRNSLDQVYFGKTREMVCTLRPPSEVSQMRMPES